A genomic region of Bacteroidales bacterium contains the following coding sequences:
- a CDS encoding T9SS type A sorting domain-containing protein, protein MKKQRILLAVIFLLQFFSLKSHADSIEVGGMVSGVWDVDTVFVTDNLRIREITTLEITPGTLVLFNGSFGIHVEGRLLAQGTSDDPIIFTIADTTGFSNDTLSLGGWQQIRMQNIAPSEDSSIFTFCHFHHGKAVARDSLFSYGGAFCIRNTDKVRIENCNFYNNYAFYNGGAIYLEQSNVVIRNNFFEGNRCGQTFDFYGFGGALCSDAGVPIVSHNHFISNSSASIGGAVCIRFRDCPLHHNIFDENFSALGGAFGIVNITACRYAIHNNLVINNGAEFFGAGISNNNCSPLYVNNTIANNHCVGGGGGFYCKDSVAPVLYNNILWGNTQYGGQSNQVYLWDLLSQPSFFYNDVEGGKENFAGTGGSAYSAAYKNNLDTLPLFEGETYHLLPWSGCVEAGASDTAGLLIPSYDLANQPRLVGTRIDIGAYENQNPVTVAEPKSLPQIILSDPAPNPATDRVEFQFYLPFPQNNITLKIVDLQGKLIATLFAGKATAGLHNITWHPNLKNAKAGIYFCVLKTDAFQTAKKLVVE, encoded by the coding sequence ATGAAAAAACAGCGAATCCTTCTGGCAGTAATATTTCTACTTCAATTCTTTTCTTTAAAATCACATGCTGATTCCATCGAAGTTGGCGGCATGGTTTCAGGCGTGTGGGATGTGGATACCGTTTTTGTGACTGACAACCTGCGCATCCGCGAAATCACTACACTGGAAATAACCCCGGGGACGCTCGTGCTTTTTAATGGTTCCTTCGGCATACATGTCGAAGGTCGGCTACTGGCACAAGGCACATCCGACGACCCTATCATTTTTACGATCGCCGACACCACCGGCTTCAGCAACGACACGCTGTCACTTGGCGGATGGCAACAAATACGCATGCAAAACATTGCCCCCTCCGAAGATTCATCAATTTTCACCTTCTGCCACTTCCACCACGGAAAAGCTGTAGCCCGCGATTCCCTCTTCAGCTATGGCGGCGCTTTCTGCATCCGCAACACCGACAAAGTGCGCATCGAAAATTGCAACTTTTACAACAACTACGCTTTTTACAACGGCGGCGCCATTTACCTGGAACAATCCAATGTTGTGATCAGAAACAACTTTTTTGAAGGCAACCGCTGTGGGCAAACTTTCGACTTCTACGGCTTTGGCGGCGCCCTGTGCAGTGATGCCGGAGTTCCCATTGTCAGCCACAACCATTTCATCAGCAACAGCTCTGCCAGCATCGGCGGCGCAGTGTGCATTCGCTTTCGCGATTGCCCGCTGCACCACAATATCTTCGACGAAAACTTTAGCGCACTTGGCGGTGCATTTGGCATCGTAAATATCACCGCCTGCCGCTATGCCATCCATAACAATCTGGTGATTAATAATGGTGCTGAATTTTTTGGCGCCGGCATCTCCAACAACAACTGCAGCCCACTCTATGTAAACAACACCATCGCTAACAATCATTGCGTGGGCGGCGGAGGTGGCTTTTATTGCAAAGATTCTGTAGCGCCGGTTCTTTACAACAACATCCTGTGGGGCAACACACAATATGGTGGCCAGAGCAATCAGGTGTATCTGTGGGATTTGCTGTCGCAGCCGTCGTTTTTTTATAATGATGTGGAAGGCGGAAAAGAAAATTTTGCCGGCACCGGAGGCTCGGCCTACAGCGCCGCATACAAAAACAACCTCGACACGTTGCCGCTCTTCGAAGGAGAAACTTATCATTTGCTACCGTGGTCTGGTTGCGTGGAAGCCGGCGCCTCCGACACCGCCGGACTCCTGATACCGTCGTATGATCTGGCGAATCAGCCGCGCCTGGTGGGAACTCGTATCGACATAGGCGCCTACGAAAACCAAAATCCTGTGACGGTTGCCGAACCCAAATCGCTCCCGCAGATCATCCTCTCCGATCCCGCCCCCAACCCGGCAACAGACAGAGTGGAATTTCAGTTTTACCTTCCCTTTCCGCAAAATAATATCACTCTGAAAATTGTCGATCTGCAAGGGAAACTCATTGCTACCCTTTTTGCTGGTAAAGCTACTGCCGGCCTTCACAACATAACCTGGCATCCCAACCTGAAAAACGCCAAAGCGGGCATCTATTTTTGTGTATTAAAAACTGACGCCTTCCAAACAGCAAAGAAATTGGTGGTAGAGTAA
- a CDS encoding putative porin: MKEKLRYVWLLLSWLLFGAAAHGQVYDSVFYPTDSSAVLYFHNHLDVYSPLMTKYNDSSLVDFEEYDPLQQRYDFFATQGNVGMAYRPLDYAPRQHTGFDYGIYSFDAYLVDQPEVKYYLNAKPYSEIGYVTGAKKEQLFRVRHQQRVFKRVALGVDFGLINSLGSYQRQKTDDIKLVVNGQYFTSDLRYGLVINYNLARATVRENGGIRFDSIYEQNLETNRSIIDIKLNDAENKVRRSGVYLQQYFQLSGKKRSTMPTDSLERQKPRIQIKFGRLSHSFNYTSSSHLYTDKKPDLIYYPNTYYDSINTYDSVWFRKVENTFSWSTADYLDRLKPQPFLLMFGIRHQLATVRDSVLTSEYQNLMPYGEIYIRPFPFVSLRGEASYVLTGTGYQGDYRVYGQATIDILRRKPYRTLFNFALELSNNEVPYFFNHYFSNHFRWDNKYGKSSTNKLQAWVVQRNTRLGVDVINRNDYVYLAADTLPAQISGSVEVFKAYLQQSLVLGKFDLGGRVVYQKVSRPEVLRLPELMAAFTLTFNLPMFKGALVTRSGFDVYYFTKYYADAWMPALRSFYLQNEKEVGGYVHADFFIDFQVKRTRFFMKFQNLLSVVGENSYYQIPHYPLQDLSFKFGLSWRFHD, encoded by the coding sequence TTGAAGGAAAAGTTGCGATATGTATGGCTGCTGCTGAGCTGGCTGCTGTTTGGTGCTGCGGCACATGGGCAGGTTTACGATTCGGTGTTTTATCCCACTGATTCGTCGGCGGTACTGTATTTCCACAACCACCTCGATGTGTACAGCCCGCTGATGACGAAGTATAACGACTCTTCGCTGGTCGATTTTGAAGAGTACGATCCGCTGCAGCAGCGTTACGATTTTTTTGCTACTCAGGGAAATGTGGGGATGGCCTACCGTCCGCTGGATTATGCCCCACGACAGCATACGGGTTTTGATTACGGCATCTACAGTTTTGATGCGTATCTGGTGGATCAGCCGGAGGTGAAATATTATCTGAACGCTAAGCCATACAGCGAAATTGGCTATGTGACGGGCGCAAAAAAGGAGCAGCTTTTCAGGGTGCGTCATCAGCAGCGTGTGTTTAAGCGGGTGGCGCTGGGTGTAGATTTTGGATTGATCAATTCGCTGGGATCTTACCAACGGCAGAAGACCGACGACATAAAGCTGGTGGTGAACGGGCAATATTTTACGAGCGACCTGCGGTATGGCCTGGTGATCAACTATAATCTTGCTCGCGCCACCGTGCGCGAAAATGGCGGCATCCGCTTCGACAGTATTTATGAACAAAATCTGGAAACCAACCGCTCGATCATCGACATAAAGCTTAACGATGCCGAAAACAAAGTGCGTCGCTCGGGCGTGTACCTGCAGCAATATTTTCAGCTTTCGGGAAAGAAGCGAAGCACTATGCCCACCGACAGCTTGGAGCGGCAGAAGCCCAGGATACAGATAAAGTTTGGCCGGCTCTCGCATTCGTTCAATTACACTTCAAGCTCGCATCTTTATACTGACAAAAAACCCGACCTGATCTATTATCCGAACACTTACTACGACTCTATAAATACTTACGACTCGGTGTGGTTCAGGAAGGTAGAGAATACTTTTTCATGGTCCACGGCCGATTACCTGGACCGCCTTAAACCGCAGCCTTTTTTGCTGATGTTTGGCATACGGCACCAGCTGGCCACCGTTCGCGACAGCGTGCTTACAAGTGAATACCAGAATCTGATGCCTTACGGCGAAATTTATATCCGTCCTTTTCCATTTGTGAGTTTGCGCGGCGAAGCTTCGTATGTGCTTACCGGCACCGGCTACCAGGGCGATTATCGTGTATATGGGCAGGCTACCATCGATATTCTGCGCCGAAAGCCCTACAGGACACTTTTTAATTTCGCATTGGAGCTGTCGAATAACGAGGTACCTTATTTTTTCAATCACTATTTCTCGAACCATTTCAGGTGGGACAACAAATACGGTAAGAGCAGCACCAACAAGCTACAGGCCTGGGTGGTGCAGCGCAATACCCGCCTGGGCGTGGATGTGATCAACAGGAACGATTATGTTTATCTTGCGGCCGATACGCTGCCTGCTCAGATCAGTGGCTCGGTGGAGGTGTTTAAGGCTTATCTGCAGCAGAGTCTGGTGCTTGGGAAGTTTGATCTGGGAGGCCGTGTGGTTTATCAGAAGGTGTCGCGGCCGGAAGTGCTGCGGCTGCCCGAGCTGATGGCGGCTTTTACACTTACCTTTAACCTGCCGATGTTTAAAGGTGCGCTTGTTACGCGTTCAGGGTTCGACGTCTATTATTTTACTAAATACTATGCCGACGCCTGGATGCCTGCCCTGCGAAGTTTTTATCTGCAAAATGAAAAGGAAGTGGGCGGTTACGTGCATGCCGATTTCTTTATCGATTTTCAGGTGAAGCGGACACGTTTTTTTATGAAGTTTCAAAACTTACTCTCCGTCGTGGGCGAGAATTCCTATTATCAGATACCGCATTATCCGCTGCAGGATTTGTCGTTTAAATTCGGGTTGTCGTGGCGGTTTCATGATTGA
- a CDS encoding RNA polymerase sigma factor RpoD/SigA, with protein MRQLKITRSLTNRETVSLDKYLHEIGQQPLITPEEEVALAQRIRQGDHEALRQLTLANLRFVISVSKQYQNQGLSLPDLINEGNLGLMKAAQRFDETRGFKFISYAVWWIRQSIMQALAEQARIVRLPLNRIGLINRVQRLISILEQELGRRPEPGEIASVIDLTEKEVLDLLRNVGRHASIDAPLGEDDDNTLLDTLQQNNEQTPEAVLLRESLHIEINRFISTLTHREAEILRLFFGLSCSYPLTLDEIGERLNISRESVRQLKERAIRTLKQNSKCFLLKSYL; from the coding sequence ATGAGGCAACTGAAAATCACCAGGTCATTGACCAACCGCGAGACGGTTTCTCTCGACAAATACCTGCACGAGATAGGGCAGCAGCCTTTGATTACTCCTGAAGAGGAAGTAGCACTGGCACAACGTATCCGTCAGGGCGATCATGAAGCCTTGCGCCAGCTAACCCTCGCCAATCTGCGCTTCGTCATTTCCGTTAGTAAACAATACCAAAACCAGGGATTAAGCTTGCCCGACCTTATCAACGAGGGCAACCTGGGACTTATGAAAGCCGCGCAACGTTTCGATGAAACGCGCGGCTTTAAATTTATCTCCTACGCCGTTTGGTGGATCAGGCAAAGCATTATGCAGGCGTTGGCCGAGCAGGCACGAATTGTGCGCTTGCCGCTCAACCGCATTGGCTTGATAAACAGAGTTCAGCGCCTTATTTCTATTCTCGAGCAGGAGTTGGGTCGGCGCCCGGAACCCGGGGAAATTGCCAGCGTCATCGATCTCACCGAAAAGGAGGTGTTGGATCTGCTGCGCAACGTCGGACGCCATGCTTCTATTGATGCACCGCTGGGCGAAGACGATGATAACACGTTGCTCGACACTCTGCAACAGAACAACGAGCAAACTCCCGAAGCTGTCCTGCTCCGCGAATCGTTGCACATAGAAATCAACAGATTTATCTCCACCCTTACCCATCGCGAAGCCGAAATATTGCGACTGTTTTTTGGTCTGAGTTGCAGCTACCCGCTTACCCTCGATGAAATTGGAGAGCGTTTAAACATCAGTCGCGAGAGCGTTCGACAGTTAAAAGAACGTGCCATCCGCACGCTGAAGCAGAATTCTAAATGCTTTTTGCTAAAATCGTATTTGTAG
- the pnp gene encoding polyribonucleotide nucleotidyltransferase, with amino-acid sequence MNVNPIIEQFEMPDGSIITIETGKLARQANGAVVVKQGNTMLLATVVSNKEAKENVDFLPLTVDYQEKYAATGRFPGGFFKREARPSEYEILIARLVDRALRPLFPDDYHAETQVQITLFSGDSNSAPDALAALAASAALAVSDIPFHGPISEVRVARIGGQYVVNPAIDALENADLDIMVAATEDNIMMVEGEMNEVSEMDLIEAMKVAHDVIKLQCQMQNNLAAKVEKSQPKREYNHEVNDEELRQRMHDELYSKVYDVASRGTAKHERQDLFEAIKNDFIESLPEEEAEEKAGMVRRYYHDVEKKAVRDFMLKERRRIDNRQLDEIRPIWSEVDYLPAAHGSAIFTRGETQSLVTVTLGSKLNEQVIDGAIYEGKNNFILHYNFPAFSTGEVRPNRGTSRREVGHGNLALRALKFVMPTGVDNPYTVRIVSDILESNGSSSMASVCGGTLALMDAGIKIKKPVSGIAMGLITEKDGSNYAILSDILGDEDHLGDMDFKVTGTRDGITACQMDIKVDGLSHELLAEALEQAKRGRLHILDEMQKTIAEPRSDYKEYVPRIEQMRVPKEFIGAIIGPGGKIIQDIQAETNSTLVLEEIGDEGVIDIMAVDKKSIEAAKARIRSIIAVPEVGAVYTGKVKSITAFGAFVEIMPGKEGLLHISELEWKNTREVEDVLKAGDEVTVKLLDVDKKTNKMKLSRRALLEKPEGYQEAPPRSGSRGGDRDSRGGDRNSRGDRGDRGDRGDRGDRGDRGGDRGDRGGDRGDRGGFDRRGGGGDRRGGGGDTPHRRPDRY; translated from the coding sequence ATGAACGTAAATCCGATCATAGAACAATTTGAAATGCCCGATGGTAGCATTATCACCATCGAAACTGGCAAGCTGGCGCGTCAGGCCAATGGAGCAGTAGTAGTAAAGCAAGGTAACACCATGTTGTTGGCCACTGTGGTCTCCAACAAAGAAGCAAAAGAGAATGTTGATTTTCTGCCATTGACGGTAGATTATCAGGAAAAATATGCTGCCACAGGTCGCTTTCCTGGTGGCTTTTTTAAGCGCGAAGCACGTCCTTCGGAATACGAAATTCTGATTGCCCGCCTGGTTGACCGGGCGTTGCGTCCTCTGTTCCCGGATGATTATCATGCTGAGACACAGGTGCAGATTACACTTTTTTCGGGTGATAGTAATTCAGCTCCCGATGCATTGGCCGCATTGGCCGCTTCGGCTGCACTGGCCGTCTCCGATATTCCGTTTCACGGCCCTATCTCCGAAGTACGCGTAGCCCGTATCGGTGGTCAATATGTGGTTAATCCTGCTATCGACGCACTCGAAAATGCCGACCTCGACATTATGGTTGCCGCCACCGAAGACAACATTATGATGGTGGAAGGTGAGATGAATGAGGTTTCGGAAATGGATTTAATTGAAGCCATGAAAGTGGCGCACGATGTGATAAAGCTGCAATGCCAAATGCAAAACAACCTGGCTGCCAAAGTAGAAAAATCACAGCCCAAGCGCGAATATAACCATGAGGTGAACGATGAAGAACTGCGTCAGCGCATGCACGATGAGCTTTATAGTAAAGTTTACGACGTAGCCAGCCGCGGCACAGCCAAACATGAACGTCAAGATTTGTTTGAAGCTATAAAAAACGATTTTATCGAAAGTCTTCCCGAAGAAGAAGCCGAAGAAAAAGCCGGCATGGTCAGGCGCTATTATCACGATGTCGAGAAAAAAGCTGTCCGTGACTTTATGTTAAAGGAGCGCAGACGCATTGACAACCGCCAGCTCGACGAGATTCGCCCCATCTGGTCGGAGGTAGATTATCTGCCAGCGGCTCACGGATCAGCAATCTTTACACGCGGTGAAACCCAATCGCTTGTTACTGTTACGCTGGGTTCCAAACTCAACGAGCAGGTGATCGACGGTGCTATTTATGAAGGCAAAAACAATTTTATTCTTCATTATAATTTCCCTGCTTTCTCTACTGGCGAGGTACGCCCCAATCGTGGCACCAGCCGCCGCGAGGTAGGTCATGGTAATCTGGCCTTGCGCGCGCTCAAATTTGTAATGCCCACTGGCGTAGATAATCCTTACACCGTGCGTATTGTTAGCGATATTCTGGAATCGAATGGTTCTTCGTCCATGGCTTCGGTATGTGGCGGAACGCTTGCTTTGATGGATGCTGGTATAAAAATTAAAAAACCAGTTTCAGGCATTGCAATGGGATTGATCACCGAGAAAGATGGTAGCAATTATGCCATCCTCAGCGACATCCTGGGCGACGAAGATCACCTGGGCGATATGGATTTTAAAGTTACCGGCACACGCGATGGAATCACCGCCTGCCAGATGGATATTAAAGTTGACGGACTTTCGCACGAACTGCTGGCCGAAGCTCTGGAGCAGGCCAAACGTGGTCGTTTGCATATCCTCGATGAGATGCAGAAGACCATTGCCGAACCTCGCAGCGACTACAAAGAATATGTGCCTCGCATCGAACAGATGCGCGTACCCAAAGAATTCATCGGCGCCATCATTGGACCCGGTGGGAAAATAATTCAGGATATTCAGGCCGAGACCAACTCTACCCTTGTCCTCGAAGAAATTGGCGACGAAGGTGTGATTGACATTATGGCTGTGGATAAAAAATCTATCGAAGCTGCCAAAGCACGCATCCGTAGCATTATCGCTGTGCCCGAAGTTGGTGCAGTTTATACAGGAAAAGTAAAAAGCATTACTGCCTTTGGAGCTTTCGTTGAGATAATGCCCGGCAAAGAAGGCCTGTTGCACATCTCGGAACTCGAATGGAAAAACACCAGAGAGGTGGAAGACGTTCTTAAAGCCGGTGATGAAGTAACCGTTAAGCTCCTGGATGTAGATAAGAAAACCAATAAGATGAAACTGTCGCGCAGAGCCTTGCTTGAAAAACCTGAAGGTTATCAGGAAGCTCCACCCCGCAGCGGAAGCCGTGGTGGTGACAGAGACAGCCGTGGTGGCGACAGAAATAGTCGTGGTGATCGCGGAGACCGTGGCGATAGAGGAGACCGTGGCGATAGAGGTGATCGTGGCGGCGACCGCGGTGACCGTGGTGGTGATCGTGGTGATCGCGGCGGTTTTGATCGGCGTGGTGGCGGCGGCGACCGCCGTGGCGGTGGCGGTGACACCCCGCACCGTCGTCCCGACAGATACTAA
- the rpsO gene encoding 30S ribosomal protein S15, protein MYLTSEIKQDIFKKHGKSETDTGSSEGQIALFTHRIIHLTGHLKENKKDFFTRRSLVLLVGKRRRLLDYLKHNEIDRYRAIIKELGLRK, encoded by the coding sequence ATGTATTTAACCTCAGAAATTAAACAGGATATTTTTAAAAAGCACGGCAAATCAGAAACTGATACGGGCTCATCGGAAGGACAGATTGCACTGTTCACCCACAGGATCATTCACCTGACGGGGCATCTTAAAGAAAATAAAAAAGACTTCTTTACCCGCCGCTCCTTGGTGCTTTTGGTAGGGAAAAGACGCCGCCTGCTTGATTATCTCAAGCACAACGAAATTGACCGCTACAGAGCTATTATTAAAGAACTCGGACTGAGGAAGTAG
- a CDS encoding fructose-1,6-bisphosphatase: MTAGAIDQKFSNEQINEEIKYLNLLATQFPTVQSASTEIINLEAILKLPKGTEHFLSDIHGEYELFSHLLRNGSGVIRQKIEDVFKNTLRGFIKDELATLIYYPEEKLTLIEKREKDIDEWYAVTLQRLIGVTRATASKYTRSKVRKALPPDFAYIIEELLHESPDSHNKASYFDGIIHTIIRIERAREFIIAICRLIQTLAIDRLHIVGDVYDRGPHPEKVMDKLLDYHSVDIQWGNHDVIWMGSAAGIRALIANLVRISARYMNLDTIEDGYGISLLPLATFANEFYEDDPCKRFQPKVMGSSATDSKYLKMIARMQKAMAIIQFKLEAEIIQRNPQFEMDDRNLLHLINYEKGTITIDGKEYPLNDTHFPTINPEDPYTLIPEEHDLIEKMRTSFMQSERLKKHVKFMYAKGSMYLRYNNNLLLHGCLPMNADGSFTAFTVAKELVSGRKLVERFDVLARKAYFTRKDKTPDFQARDHMWYLWCGPQSPLFGKEKMATFERYFIDDKGTHKEEKDSYFELTEQEATLDKILREFGLDETKAHLINGHVPVKVKKGESPIKANGKLLLIDGGMSRAYQSETGIAGYTLINNSYGMLLVAHEEFDSATKAIEEERDILFNISHLEKNSDRMTVEDTDNGTNLRQQVDDLEMLLAAYRKGLIIERR, from the coding sequence ATGACTGCCGGAGCTATCGACCAGAAATTTTCAAACGAACAGATCAACGAAGAGATCAAGTATCTCAATCTGCTTGCTACGCAATTTCCCACTGTGCAGTCAGCCAGCACCGAGATCATCAACCTGGAAGCCATCCTGAAATTGCCCAAAGGCACAGAGCATTTCCTGTCGGACATTCACGGCGAATATGAGCTTTTTAGCCATTTGCTGCGCAACGGTTCGGGGGTGATTCGCCAGAAAATAGAAGATGTCTTTAAAAATACGCTGCGTGGCTTTATTAAAGATGAGCTGGCTACTTTAATTTATTATCCGGAAGAGAAACTGACGCTGATCGAGAAGCGTGAGAAAGACATCGACGAATGGTATGCTGTGACCCTGCAACGGCTTATTGGTGTTACACGCGCTACTGCTTCCAAATATACGCGCTCGAAGGTGCGTAAGGCGTTGCCACCCGACTTTGCCTACATCATCGAAGAGCTTCTGCACGAAAGCCCTGATTCGCACAACAAAGCCAGTTATTTCGACGGTATCATCCACACCATTATCCGCATAGAGCGTGCACGCGAATTTATCATTGCCATCTGCCGTCTTATCCAAACGTTGGCCATCGACCGCCTGCACATTGTTGGCGACGTTTACGACCGTGGACCTCATCCCGAAAAGGTGATGGACAAATTGCTCGACTACCACTCAGTGGACATACAGTGGGGCAACCATGACGTTATCTGGATGGGTAGCGCAGCAGGCATTCGAGCGCTCATCGCCAACCTGGTGCGTATTTCGGCGCGCTACATGAATCTTGATACCATCGAAGACGGTTATGGAATCAGCCTTCTGCCCCTGGCAACCTTCGCCAACGAATTTTACGAAGATGATCCATGTAAGCGCTTTCAGCCCAAAGTAATGGGCAGTTCGGCTACCGACAGCAAATATCTGAAGATGATCGCACGCATGCAAAAAGCCATGGCCATCATCCAATTTAAGCTCGAGGCCGAAATCATCCAGCGCAACCCACAGTTTGAAATGGACGACCGCAACCTGTTGCATCTGATCAATTACGAAAAAGGCACCATCACCATCGATGGTAAGGAGTATCCGCTTAACGATACTCATTTTCCTACCATCAACCCTGAAGATCCTTACACGCTTATCCCTGAGGAACACGACCTGATCGAAAAAATGCGCACCTCATTTATGCAAAGCGAGCGGCTGAAAAAGCACGTAAAATTTATGTATGCCAAAGGCAGCATGTACCTGCGCTACAACAATAACTTGCTGTTGCATGGCTGTCTGCCCATGAATGCCGACGGCAGCTTTACGGCATTTACTGTTGCGAAGGAGCTGGTGAGCGGACGCAAGCTGGTAGAACGTTTCGACGTCCTTGCCCGCAAGGCATATTTTACGCGTAAAGACAAGACCCCCGACTTCCAGGCGCGCGATCACATGTGGTATCTCTGGTGTGGGCCGCAGTCGCCGCTGTTTGGTAAAGAAAAAATGGCCACCTTTGAGCGCTATTTTATCGATGATAAGGGAACGCACAAGGAGGAAAAAGATAGCTACTTCGAGTTGACGGAGCAGGAGGCTACCCTCGATAAAATTCTGCGTGAGTTTGGTTTGGATGAGACCAAAGCCCACCTCATCAACGGGCACGTTCCTGTAAAGGTGAAAAAAGGAGAGAGCCCGATCAAAGCCAATGGAAAATTGCTGTTGATCGATGGAGGTATGTCGAGAGCTTATCAGAGCGAAACCGGCATTGCTGGTTATACATTAATTAACAATTCTTATGGTATGCTGCTGGTGGCCCACGAAGAATTTGACTCGGCGACAAAAGCTATCGAAGAGGAGCGGGATATTTTGTTCAATATTTCTCATCTCGAAAAGAACTCTGATCGCATGACTGTCGAGGATACCGATAATGGTACGAACCTGCGTCAGCAAGTCGATGACCTGGAAATGCTGTTGGCTGCTTATCGCAAAGGATTAATAATTGAACGGCGTTAA